The sequence ACCGATCTCATAAAAAGGCTGCCGCACCGTTGTCAAGGGCGGTTCCGCGGCGGCAAGCTGCGGAAAATCGTTGAAAGCGGCGAGCGACACGTCTCGCGGACAACGTAATCCCATTTTTTTCAATGTATCCAACGCGCCCATCGCCATGAAATTATCCGCCGCTATCAGCGCGGTCGGATGTTTTTTCTTTCCAAATGCCGCCCGGCACAGGCGCGCCCCTTCCTCCGATGAATAACGAACGGCACGCAGAACCAGCGTCTCGCCGTCTGGAATCCGCGCCGCGGCCATGGCCGCCTCATATTCTCCCGCCACAACCCGCGAGACGCCGGAATAATCCGGACCGTTCAGCAGCGTAATGCGCCGGTGCCCCAATTGCAAAAGATATCGGGTCAGGGAAGACATCGCCGCCCGATAATCAAACATCACGGTATCCTCATGGTCAAAGCGATTGCACAACACACTGCATGGCGCTTGCCGCCGCAGAGCGGCAATATCTTTTTCCGGTATCTGTTGCAAGGTAACGATCAGGCCGGACAAAACGCCGGCGCGCGTGATCCCGGAATAATCGCCCTTCCGGATCATTTCGGGAGTGATTACGACCAGTTCCAGGCGGTAATCATGTTTATCCAGAATTTCACATATTCCGCGAATAAGTTCTATCTGGGCGGGATGATTGACGAATTCATTGCCTTGCAACACCGTCATTCCAATTCGCCCGAAGAGCGTTCTTTCCGGCGCGGGAGGCTTTTTCACGAAAATCCCCCGCCCCCATTTCTTCTCAATAATACCTTGCGCGACAAGGTCATCCAGCGAACGCCGGAGCGTGAGCAAGGCCACCTGGAAAGTCTTCGCCATTTCCTTTTCCGTCGGCAACCTGTCGCCCTTGCGCGCCCCCGCAATGATCTTCCGCAATATTTGATTGACCTGATAATACCGCGGGATGGCGTGATTTTTGTTTATTTTGCCGCAATTTGCGAGCGATAACGCATGTTCATTCATAGTTATATATCTCTATTCTAAAGATTGCATGAAAAAAAGATGCCGGTCAATAAAAAAAATCAAAAAAGTTCCGCCGCCAAAAAAACCAGACGGCAGAAGAAGATAAGAAAATATTTTTACGAATCGCGATGAAGAGTACGCACCGGAAGAATATCCGTTTTCATTCCGGCCAT comes from Kiritimatiellia bacterium and encodes:
- a CDS encoding GntR family transcriptional regulator is translated as MNEHALSLANCGKINKNHAIPRYYQVNQILRKIIAGARKGDRLPTEKEMAKTFQVALLTLRRSLDDLVAQGIIEKKWGRGIFVKKPPAPERTLFGRIGMTVLQGNEFVNHPAQIELIRGICEILDKHDYRLELVVITPEMIRKGDYSGITRAGVLSGLIVTLQQIPEKDIAALRRQAPCSVLCNRFDHEDTVMFDYRAAMSSLTRYLLQLGHRRITLLNGPDYSGVSRVVAGEYEAAMAAARIPDGETLVLRAVRYSSEEGARLCRAAFGKKKHPTALIAADNFMAMGALDTLKKMGLRCPRDVSLAAFNDFPQLAAAEPPLTTVRQPFYEIGKELAGRILGMISGRQFHQKIVIRGKLIIRQSAARPG